From Methanosarcina lacustris Z-7289, one genomic window encodes:
- the ltrA gene encoding group II intron reverse transcriptase/maturase, with translation MDKTKSYEISKDIVLEAFQRVKANKGAAGIDDESLEAFEANLNNNLYKIWNRMSSGSYFPPPVKAIEIPKKSGGTRMLGIPTVADRVAQMVAKIYFEPQIEPYFHPDSYGYRPGRSVADALAVTRKRCWKYNWLLEFDIKGLFDNIDHELLMKAVRMHTDNPWVILYIQRWLKAPFQLPDGTVRERTKGTPQGGVISPLLANLFLHYVFDIWMASHHRSKPFARYADDAVVHCRSKEEAERLWVELEKRLSECGLELHPTKTRIVYCKDDDRQGDYPDTKFDFLGYTFRPRRSKNKFGKHFVNFTPAVSNMAKKAMQQQIHDWRMHLNSDKTLEDLSHMFNPILRGWVNYYGLFYKSEMYSVLKHINRALTRWAQRKYKKLASHKRRARSWLGKIARRESKLFVHWQMGIFPGAG, from the coding sequence ATGGACAAAACAAAGTCTTATGAAATTTCCAAAGATATAGTACTTGAAGCATTTCAGAGAGTAAAAGCGAATAAAGGTGCTGCTGGTATTGATGATGAAAGCCTAGAAGCTTTTGAGGCAAACTTGAATAATAACCTCTACAAGATATGGAATAGAATGTCCTCTGGTAGCTACTTTCCCCCACCAGTCAAAGCAATAGAAATACCAAAAAAGAGTGGTGGAACTCGTATGCTGGGCATTCCAACCGTGGCTGACAGGGTAGCGCAGATGGTGGCTAAAATCTATTTTGAGCCACAAATAGAACCATACTTTCACCCCGACTCTTACGGATACCGACCAGGCAGGTCGGTTGCGGATGCGCTTGCTGTAACACGAAAGCGTTGTTGGAAATATAACTGGCTACTGGAGTTCGACATTAAGGGGTTGTTTGACAATATTGACCACGAGTTGTTGATGAAGGCTGTCCGCATGCATACTGATAATCCATGGGTCATTCTTTATATTCAGAGATGGCTCAAGGCACCATTTCAGTTGCCTGATGGAACAGTTAGGGAACGGACAAAAGGAACTCCACAGGGTGGCGTCATTAGTCCGCTTCTGGCTAACTTGTTTCTTCACTATGTCTTTGACATATGGATGGCCAGTCATCATCGGAGCAAACCGTTTGCTCGATATGCCGATGATGCAGTTGTACACTGTCGAAGCAAGGAAGAGGCAGAGAGGCTTTGGGTTGAGTTGGAAAAGCGTTTGTCGGAATGTGGTCTTGAGCTACATCCTACAAAAACGCGGATCGTCTATTGTAAAGATGATGATCGTCAAGGTGATTATCCTGATACCAAATTTGACTTTCTGGGGTACACATTTAGACCACGTAGGTCAAAGAACAAATTTGGGAAGCACTTTGTCAACTTTACTCCCGCAGTCAGCAACATGGCTAAAAAGGCTATGCAACAACAGATACACGATTGGCGCATGCACCTGAATTCAGATAAGACATTAGAAGACTTGTCCCATATGTTTAATCCCATACTGAGAGGATGGGTCAACTACTATGGTCTCTTTTACAAATCAGAAATGTATTCTGTACTCAAGCACATTAATCGAGCCTTGACTCGCTGGGCACAGCGTAAATACAAGAAACTTGCAAGTCACAAGCGACGAGCAAGATCTTGGCTTGGTAAAATTGCCAGAAGGGAATCAAAACTATTTGTCCACTGGCAAATGGGAATTTTTCCTGGGGCTGGATAA
- a CDS encoding reverse transcriptase domain-containing protein, translated as MDGDYRHHSRAAAHIQMKLYREASSRKEKRFKHLKKLLMKEEVLRAAWENLNRDTNSAGVDSLTIRQVEESGVEEFLQTVREELKTKQYRADNIRRVDIPKEDGSQRHLGIMTVKDRLVQGAMKLVLEPIFEADFENCSFGFRPSKSTKLASLEVYKWMETGLNQVVKGDIKNCFDNIPHDKLMDCLKVRIEDKYVLSIIESWLKTGVVEADSVSHPKKGVPQGGIISPLLVNIFLDQFDKNWKRDVFEAHAGEPGERLVRYADDCVPRKRTHATVSVA; from the coding sequence TTGGACGGAGATTATCGTCATCATAGTCGAGCTGCTGCTCATATTCAGATGAAGCTGTACAGAGAGGCCAGCAGCAGAAAAGAGAAGCGTTTCAAGCATCTGAAGAAGTTGCTAATGAAAGAGGAAGTTCTTCGTGCAGCCTGGGAAAACCTGAACAGGGACACTAATTCTGCAGGAGTGGATTCTCTTACTATCAGACAGGTTGAAGAATCAGGGGTAGAAGAATTCTTGCAAACTGTAAGGGAAGAACTTAAAACTAAACAATACAGGGCTGACAATATCAGGAGGGTCGATATTCCAAAAGAAGACGGAAGCCAGCGACACCTCGGGATCATGACCGTGAAGGACAGGCTTGTCCAGGGAGCTATGAAACTGGTTCTTGAGCCGATCTTTGAGGCGGATTTCGAGAATTGCTCTTTTGGCTTTCGACCTTCAAAATCCACAAAGCTTGCAAGCCTTGAGGTTTACAAATGGATGGAAACCGGACTCAATCAGGTAGTTAAGGGGGATATAAAGAACTGCTTTGACAACATTCCTCATGATAAGCTTATGGACTGCCTGAAAGTCAGGATAGAAGACAAATATGTGCTGTCCATCATTGAGTCCTGGCTTAAAACCGGTGTGGTGGAGGCAGATTCCGTTTCCCATCCCAAAAAAGGAGTTCCACAGGGAGGAATAATTTCCCCCCTGCTTGTGAACATATTCCTTGACCAGTTTGACAAGAACTGGAAAAGGGATGTTTTTGAAGCACATGCAGGTGAGCCTGGGGAGCGGCTTGTGAGATACGCAGATGACTGTGTGCCACGAAAGCGCACTCATGCGACAGTTTCTGTCGCATGA
- a CDS encoding RNA-guided endonuclease InsQ/TnpB family protein, with protein sequence MQLAKKIRIYPTEEQVNVLWELSDKCRVVYNFALADRKDAYNKEKRSVKYTEQQNKLPDFKKRNPEYNVVYSKTLQGILKKLDSSYHSFFTHIKNGDKKARPPNFKGRNYLMTIPYNQSGFKIEDGIITFSHKVNNVPLSFEIGNLAEGLNVKQVEIVNDNPYKARGKFFLCIAYDVDIEDTYFDNGIYQAIDLGITKIVTAINTEGKFFEVKTPRPDNYWNQKIDAAKSRRDHCIGVKKGSAKSRRFLRIARAVTKMSKKKANQVKDFQHKLSKTMVENTRANTIIVGDLDVKQMAQPKVKDGIKQKKTKQKKGLNRSTQGLGNLGRFVQFLTYKAEIIGKRIIRIDEKNTTKRCCYCGKKHDMPSWKRVMLCDCGNNIDRDRNSAINIMIRYLLQNALWTGYQQFVDNLRQYRLPDGIEVHTEAK encoded by the coding sequence ATGCAATTAGCGAAGAAAATACGAATCTATCCTACTGAAGAACAGGTTAATGTTCTTTGGGAATTATCAGATAAATGTCGGGTAGTGTATAACTTCGCTCTTGCAGATCGAAAGGATGCTTATAATAAGGAAAAACGTTCTGTAAAATATACGGAACAACAAAATAAGCTTCCTGACTTCAAAAAACGTAATCCTGAATATAATGTTGTGTATTCAAAAACGCTTCAAGGGATCTTAAAAAAACTTGATAGTAGCTACCATTCATTTTTTACCCATATTAAAAATGGTGACAAGAAAGCAAGACCTCCGAATTTCAAAGGTAGAAATTATCTAATGACAATTCCATATAACCAGAGTGGTTTCAAAATTGAAGATGGTATCATCACATTTTCACATAAGGTAAATAATGTACCTTTATCCTTTGAAATAGGTAACTTAGCTGAAGGTCTCAATGTAAAACAGGTTGAAATCGTTAATGATAATCCCTATAAAGCAAGAGGTAAATTTTTTCTCTGTATTGCTTATGATGTAGATATTGAAGATACTTATTTTGATAATGGGATTTATCAGGCTATTGATTTAGGCATTACAAAAATAGTTACTGCTATCAATACAGAAGGTAAATTCTTTGAAGTAAAAACCCCTAGACCGGATAATTACTGGAATCAAAAAATTGATGCAGCTAAATCCAGAAGGGATCATTGCATTGGTGTTAAAAAAGGTTCTGCAAAAAGCAGGAGATTTTTGAGAATAGCCAGAGCAGTTACAAAAATGAGTAAAAAGAAAGCAAATCAAGTAAAGGATTTCCAGCACAAACTATCAAAAACAATGGTTGAGAATACCAGAGCTAATACTATAATTGTTGGGGATTTAGATGTAAAACAAATGGCTCAACCTAAAGTTAAAGATGGTATAAAACAAAAAAAGACCAAACAAAAGAAAGGTCTAAATCGTTCTACTCAGGGTTTAGGAAATTTAGGTAGATTTGTTCAATTCTTGACCTATAAAGCAGAAATTATAGGTAAACGTATAATAAGAATTGATGAAAAAAACACTACAAAGAGGTGCTGTTATTGTGGAAAAAAACATGATATGCCCTCTTGGAAACGTGTTATGTTATGTGATTGTGGTAACAACATAGATAGAGATAGAAATTCTGCTATCAATATCATGATACGTTACCTATTGCAAAATGCCTTGTGGACAGGCTATCAACAATTTGTTGATAATCTTCGACAATACAGGCTTCCCGATGGAATTGAGGTTCATACCGAAGCCAAATGA
- a CDS encoding SEC-C metal-binding domain-containing protein has protein sequence MSKKIGRNDPCPCGSGKKYKNCCLGRKVATTNQITSKPEKQGISQLAIMRFQQKLQEKPEELEKIGKQIGKQIGKYSDDQDTSFKDFILGGWTLKKVRKMSTSDIIEKLESMNIDFEIERFKKQAQNYISAIQLAEDHYYTQNFQAQDQDEDFIWLAIIELWNRIIPEKFNIEMIDDFIQDGYEDIGKQDSRGGIEKWEKAWNMIMSILPPQVKSVKDADKFLSGLSQSIFNFGSAEAQREVPFLGGISRQVGDESEALQLSIYKVSLYLVTFSKYENSFKDIVTYIY, from the coding sequence ATGTCAAAGAAAATTGGTAGAAATGATCCGTGCCCATGTGGTTCAGGCAAAAAATATAAAAATTGTTGTTTAGGTCGCAAAGTAGCCACTACAAATCAAATCACTTCAAAACCCGAAAAACAAGGTATTAGTCAGTTAGCCATTATGAGATTTCAACAGAAATTACAAGAGAAGCCCGAAGAATTGGAAAAAATTGGCAAACAAATTGGCAAACAAATTGGAAAATACTCTGATGACCAGGATACATCCTTCAAAGATTTCATTCTAGGAGGCTGGACTCTTAAAAAAGTAAGAAAGATGAGCACTTCGGATATAATTGAAAAATTGGAATCAATGAATATCGATTTCGAAATAGAACGCTTCAAAAAACAGGCTCAAAATTATATCTCCGCAATTCAGTTAGCAGAAGATCATTATTACACACAGAATTTTCAGGCACAGGACCAGGATGAAGATTTCATCTGGTTAGCAATAATAGAATTATGGAACCGGATAATTCCGGAAAAATTCAATATTGAAATGATTGATGATTTTATTCAAGATGGCTATGAGGACATTGGAAAGCAGGATTCCAGAGGTGGAATAGAAAAGTGGGAAAAAGCATGGAACATGATAATGAGTATTCTTCCTCCTCAGGTAAAATCCGTTAAGGATGCTGATAAATTCCTTTCCGGTCTATCACAAAGTATTTTTAACTTTGGGAGTGCGGAGGCACAGCGGGAAGTCCCCTTCCTCGGAGGCATCAGCCGACAGGTGGGGGATGAAAGCGAAGCCTTGCAGTTAAGCATATATAAAGTTTCTTTATATTTAGTAACGTTTTCTAAATATGAAAACTCATTTAAGGATATAGTTACATATATATATTGA
- a CDS encoding plasmid pRiA4b ORF-3 family protein, whose product MENTFKKVYQLKIAMKGIVPQIWRRIQVPENYTFLDLHDAIQVVMNWDDYHLHEFEMLNPKTGMLERIGMEGDDYEAFGEPLVSEKKAKLSKYFTLENKAALYTYDFGDNWQVKVRLEKILPRAEGVEYPVCTAGKRAGVPEDIGGIWGYKDLLEILKDPKHEDYEDNVEWLGEDFDPEYFDPKDVSF is encoded by the coding sequence ATGGAAAATACTTTCAAAAAGGTGTACCAGTTAAAGATCGCTATGAAGGGGATTGTCCCTCAGATCTGGCGGCGAATCCAGGTGCCTGAAAACTATACTTTCCTGGACCTTCATGATGCTATCCAGGTTGTAATGAATTGGGACGACTACCATTTGCACGAATTCGAAATGCTAAACCCTAAGACCGGGATGCTTGAAAGAATAGGGATGGAAGGCGACGATTATGAAGCTTTCGGGGAGCCACTTGTGTCTGAGAAGAAAGCTAAACTCTCAAAATATTTCACACTGGAAAATAAGGCTGCTCTGTACACCTACGATTTCGGGGACAACTGGCAGGTAAAAGTCCGGCTTGAAAAAATCCTCCCGAGAGCAGAAGGGGTAGAGTATCCTGTCTGTACTGCCGGAAAAAGAGCAGGTGTTCCTGAAGACATCGGTGGGATATGGGGCTATAAAGATCTGCTGGAGATCCTGAAGGACCCGAAGCATGAGGATTATGAAGACAACGTGGAATGGCTGGGGGAAGATTTTGATCCTGAATACTTTGATCCAAAAGACGTTTCGTTCTGA
- the iscB gene encoding RNA-guided endonuclease IscB, protein MLVFVINQNKKPLMPCKSSKARKLLQAGKAKVVRNTPFTIKLLFGSSGYTQPVIAGMDTGSKVVGCAAIANGKVLYQSEIYLRENVSKKMEQRKMYRRNRRGRKTRYRPARFDNRGNSRREGRLAPSIKSKLESHFREKRFVESLLPVTRWKVELASFDIHKITNPEVSGIGYQEGDLKGFYNVKAYVLDRDGYTCQHCRGKSKDSRLHCHHIVFRSQKGTDAPENLITLCETCHKALHNGEFKLSGKKSKTKHATEIGILKSQIRKSGWSFAETFGYETKYRREQILKLIKTHYFDAVAICCRDDQKVEVEDSVLLKRNVSKGDYQQRTGKRSEKKIPTGKLFGLRKFDLVKTSKGIGFVKGKRSSGFFAISDLFGNKISDSVNVKKKCRRLSARSTTLVQMVQMTHSSPTCHFRQAGTVEEGVSC, encoded by the coding sequence ATGTTAGTTTTCGTAATCAATCAAAACAAAAAACCACTAATGCCCTGTAAATCTTCAAAAGCCAGAAAGCTACTGCAAGCAGGCAAGGCAAAAGTGGTCCGAAATACTCCATTCACAATCAAGTTACTTTTCGGAAGCAGTGGCTATACTCAACCTGTAATTGCAGGGATGGATACCGGCTCTAAGGTAGTGGGCTGTGCAGCCATTGCTAACGGAAAAGTGTTGTATCAGTCCGAAATCTACCTTAGAGAAAACGTTTCGAAAAAGATGGAACAACGGAAGATGTACCGGAGAAACAGAAGAGGTAGAAAAACAAGATATAGACCTGCAAGATTTGATAACCGGGGAAATTCAAGGAGAGAAGGGAGATTAGCTCCTTCCATCAAAAGCAAACTTGAGTCTCATTTCCGGGAAAAAAGGTTTGTGGAATCCCTGCTTCCTGTAACCAGGTGGAAGGTAGAGCTTGCTTCCTTTGATATTCACAAAATAACAAATCCGGAGGTTTCCGGAATTGGGTATCAGGAAGGGGACCTTAAAGGCTTCTACAATGTCAAAGCTTACGTTCTGGATCGGGACGGCTACACATGCCAGCACTGCAGGGGAAAGTCAAAGGATTCCCGGCTACATTGCCATCATATCGTTTTTAGGTCACAGAAGGGGACAGATGCTCCGGAAAACCTGATTACGCTTTGTGAAACCTGTCACAAAGCCCTGCACAATGGAGAATTCAAGCTTTCAGGGAAAAAGTCAAAAACAAAACATGCAACTGAAATCGGGATCCTCAAATCCCAAATCCGGAAATCCGGCTGGAGTTTTGCAGAGACTTTCGGGTACGAAACAAAGTACAGGAGAGAGCAGATATTGAAGTTGATAAAAACACATTACTTTGATGCTGTTGCTATTTGTTGCAGGGACGATCAGAAAGTAGAGGTAGAAGACTCGGTTTTACTAAAAAGAAACGTTAGCAAGGGGGATTATCAGCAAAGGACAGGAAAAAGATCCGAAAAGAAAATACCTACCGGGAAACTGTTTGGGCTCAGGAAATTTGATCTTGTAAAAACAAGTAAGGGAATAGGGTTTGTTAAAGGCAAAAGATCTTCCGGATTCTTTGCTATTTCGGATCTGTTTGGAAACAAAATATCAGATAGTGTTAACGTGAAGAAAAAATGCAGGAGACTGAGTGCGAGGAGTACAACATTAGTTCAGATGGTACAGATGACGCATTCCTCCCCCACCTGCCATTTCCGGCAAGCCGGAACTGTCGAGGAAGGGGTCTCCTGCTGA
- a CDS encoding DUF3024 domain-containing protein has translation MKRGQKAWTFRPQQSPKPKVPENVKLEVETKANELVESFLKPEHIKPPPEDMRFNYAVDIYTKWYRSSFYFCAKYACPDPLAVSPFFEIKFARMEYVGDGLFNLSYMRHTEKWFEIFQGLSVDECLEVNYPSLKPSPNGSGF, from the coding sequence ATGAAAAGAGGACAAAAAGCCTGGACCTTTCGTCCACAACAATCTCCAAAACCTAAGGTGCCGGAAAATGTAAAGCTGGAGGTGGAAACGAAAGCTAATGAACTTGTTGAATCGTTTCTAAAACCTGAACACATCAAGCCTCCACCTGAGGATATGCGTTTCAACTATGCTGTGGACATTTATACGAAGTGGTACCGCAGTTCTTTTTACTTTTGTGCGAAGTACGCTTGCCCAGATCCACTTGCTGTGTCCCCATTTTTTGAAATAAAGTTTGCCCGCATGGAATATGTCGGGGATGGTCTTTTCAATCTTTCATATATGAGACACACAGAGAAGTGGTTTGAAATTTTTCAAGGCTTATCCGTAGATGAATGTTTAGAAGTCAACTACCCCTCCCTAAAACCTTCGCCTAACGGCTCAGGTTTTTGA
- a CDS encoding DUF1699 family protein: MKIRVVSSREEIFTLNPNERIVHLAFRPSNKDIFGLVETCPKVEVIQLPKSYMRTVSKSIEMFLQMQRIQLIEGDVWGHRKDINEYYSIPTSVIENIKEMKIEGKPTEEIKKKVVSESKLNPGMVAYILTKEAPA, translated from the coding sequence ATGAAAATTAGAGTAGTTAGTTCAAGAGAAGAGATCTTTACACTTAATCCGAATGAACGTATCGTTCACCTGGCATTCAGACCTTCAAACAAAGACATTTTCGGACTTGTGGAAACTTGCCCAAAGGTTGAGGTAATTCAGTTACCTAAATCTTACATGCGTACAGTCTCAAAGTCCATAGAAATGTTCCTCCAGATGCAGAGAATCCAGCTTATCGAAGGAGATGTCTGGGGACACCGGAAAGACATTAACGAATACTACAGCATTCCAACCTCAGTGATTGAAAATATAAAGGAAATGAAAATCGAAGGTAAACCCACTGAGGAGATTAAGAAGAAGGTTGTAAGTGAAAGCAAGCTGAACCCAGGAATGGTAGCTTATATCCTGACCAAGGAAGCTCCTGCCTGA
- the hacA gene encoding homoaconitase large subunit yields MSEKIFSRAAGTEAKANDFVLADVDYAMAHDGTSVLAVNAFKEMEIEKVWAPSRIVIPFDHIAPANTETSATLQKEIREWVKEQGIPNFYEVGEGICHQVLPENGFAMPGKLIVGADSHSCTYGAFGAFATGVGATDMAEIFATGKLWFKVPESFRMTVEGSLQKGVYAKDLTLYLIGKTGIAGATYKAVEFYGQAISELTVAGRMTLCNMAIEMGAKTGIVPPDEKTFEFLKNRAVAPYEPVYADPDAAYLKEFTYDAGDIEPQVACPHQVDNVKPVGEVAGTHIDQVFIGTCTNGRLEDLEVAAAVLNGKKVAVRTIVIPASRTTLLAAIENGTMEALLKAGVTLVTPGCGPCLGAHQGVLGEREVCLSTANRNFKGRMGKDGFIYLASPATAAASALTGEITDPRTV; encoded by the coding sequence ATCAGCGAAAAAATCTTTTCCCGGGCAGCGGGAACAGAGGCAAAAGCTAACGATTTTGTACTTGCAGATGTAGATTATGCAATGGCTCACGACGGCACGTCGGTGCTTGCAGTAAATGCTTTTAAGGAAATGGAGATTGAAAAAGTCTGGGCCCCTTCAAGGATTGTAATTCCTTTTGATCATATCGCCCCTGCGAATACTGAGACTTCAGCTACCCTGCAGAAAGAGATCAGGGAATGGGTAAAGGAACAGGGAATCCCTAACTTCTATGAGGTCGGGGAAGGGATCTGTCACCAGGTCCTTCCGGAAAACGGCTTTGCAATGCCCGGAAAGCTGATTGTTGGCGCGGACTCGCATTCCTGCACATACGGAGCTTTCGGAGCTTTTGCAACAGGGGTAGGAGCTACCGATATGGCTGAAATATTTGCAACGGGAAAGCTCTGGTTTAAGGTCCCGGAAAGCTTCAGGATGACTGTTGAAGGCAGCCTTCAAAAAGGCGTCTATGCAAAGGACCTTACCCTTTACCTGATCGGAAAGACCGGAATTGCCGGCGCTACCTACAAAGCAGTTGAGTTTTACGGGCAGGCGATCAGCGAACTTACGGTTGCCGGCAGGATGACGCTCTGCAATATGGCAATTGAGATGGGCGCAAAAACCGGCATTGTCCCTCCCGATGAAAAGACCTTCGAATTCCTGAAAAACCGGGCAGTTGCACCTTATGAACCTGTTTATGCCGACCCTGATGCTGCTTATCTGAAAGAGTTCACATACGATGCCGGAGATATCGAACCTCAGGTTGCCTGCCCGCATCAGGTGGATAATGTAAAGCCTGTCGGAGAGGTTGCAGGCACTCACATAGATCAGGTCTTTATAGGGACGTGCACGAACGGAAGGCTTGAAGACCTCGAGGTAGCAGCAGCAGTCCTTAATGGAAAAAAGGTTGCAGTCAGGACAATTGTGATTCCTGCCTCCCGTACTACCCTTCTTGCAGCAATCGAAAACGGGACAATGGAAGCATTGCTTAAAGCCGGTGTGACCCTTGTAACCCCTGGCTGTGGACCCTGTCTCGGTGCCCATCAGGGCGTGCTTGGAGAAAGAGAGGTCTGCCTTTCAACCGCAAACAGGAACTTCAAAGGCAGGATGGGAAAAGATGGCTTTATTTATCTCGCATCCCCTGCAACCGCAGCAGCCTCGGCATTGACAGGTGAAATAACTGATCCGAGGACAGTTTGA
- the flaJ gene encoding archaellar assembly protein FlaJ yields the protein MTFAQIVPNLKLNAVKQGVEGYFNLAKKLKDTNVVERINDDLLFLLTYMAAISTADIERNKIFNYAGSQKEYEASKYFKQIYILASKWGYEYAKACKYISLKLKDAYLAKLFGRMANILASGEPEKNFLKQEQITKAEIYSNEYERCIESLKKWTDGYTALLVSVNLVVTIILVSVMIYNIANIETIASLIILLTLTICGVALYIIYKSAPAEKKVHALSRKSKEQEQIRFLCRILLPIGVVSLIVLILFGTELKFILIGVAFFTLPIGFLAIIDDRKIGERDASFPAFVKTLGTLSGTTGITIRSAMEVLDMETIGCLKPGVEELYMGLSMGLKSRLCWDKFIGETGSELINRCSRIFTDAIDLGGNPTEIGDIVSTSSLAIVLMRMKRQMVSSSFKGLAVILHAVMVGLLIFVLEIISTFGGLVSEMSESLEGGMNGMPGIGMSMFNVAESLPTLYKLTFSVIIILTISNTLVVKIVEGGGNYKLFFYGGLMSGISGLCMIIIPPVVSRIFTFEI from the coding sequence ATGACTTTCGCGCAGATAGTTCCGAACTTAAAACTGAATGCTGTAAAACAGGGAGTTGAAGGATATTTTAACCTCGCTAAAAAACTGAAAGACACTAACGTTGTTGAAAGAATCAATGATGATCTGCTCTTCTTGCTAACATATATGGCTGCGATTTCAACTGCGGATATAGAAAGGAACAAGATCTTTAATTATGCAGGAAGCCAGAAGGAGTATGAAGCTTCGAAATACTTTAAACAAATTTATATCCTTGCCTCAAAATGGGGATATGAGTATGCAAAGGCCTGCAAGTATATTTCTCTGAAATTGAAGGATGCCTATCTTGCAAAACTATTCGGCAGGATGGCAAATATCCTCGCTTCCGGAGAGCCTGAGAAAAACTTTCTGAAACAGGAACAAATCACAAAGGCAGAGATCTACTCTAACGAATACGAGAGATGTATTGAATCCCTTAAAAAATGGACCGACGGCTATACTGCCCTGTTGGTGTCTGTAAACCTCGTTGTTACCATAATCCTTGTTTCAGTCATGATCTATAATATAGCAAATATAGAAACAATTGCATCCCTTATTATATTGTTAACTCTTACCATATGCGGGGTTGCCCTGTACATTATATACAAGTCAGCTCCTGCCGAAAAAAAGGTACATGCCCTTAGCCGTAAATCAAAGGAACAGGAGCAAATCAGATTCTTGTGCCGGATTCTGCTCCCTATCGGCGTGGTTTCTCTTATTGTTCTCATTTTGTTCGGAACAGAACTGAAATTTATCCTGATTGGAGTGGCCTTCTTTACACTTCCGATAGGCTTCCTTGCTATAATTGACGACCGGAAAATCGGTGAAAGAGATGCCAGTTTTCCTGCTTTTGTAAAGACATTGGGGACCCTTTCTGGAACAACGGGAATCACTATAAGAAGTGCAATGGAAGTCCTTGACATGGAAACGATCGGCTGTCTCAAGCCTGGAGTTGAAGAGCTGTACATGGGTCTTTCTATGGGGCTTAAGTCCAGGCTTTGCTGGGATAAATTCATAGGGGAAACAGGCTCCGAACTGATCAACAGGTGTTCAAGGATCTTTACCGATGCAATCGACCTGGGGGGTAATCCGACTGAGATAGGGGACATAGTTTCGACCTCAAGCCTGGCAATTGTCCTCATGAGAATGAAACGGCAGATGGTCAGTTCCAGCTTCAAGGGACTTGCAGTAATCCTGCATGCTGTGATGGTTGGGCTTCTGATCTTTGTACTGGAGATAATTTCAACATTCGGTGGGCTCGTCTCCGAGATGAGTGAATCTTTGGAAGGTGGGATGAATGGGATGCCCGGAATAGGAATGAGTATGTTCAATGTGGCTGAAAGTTTACCCACGCTCTATAAATTAACTTTTTCCGTGATAATTATTCTTACGATTTCAAACACTCTCGTAGTAAAGATTGTGGAAGGCGGAGGGAATTACAAACTTTTTTTTTATGGGGGCCTGATGTCCGGAATTTCGGGGCTTTGTATGATCATTATCCCTCCTGTTGTATCGAGGATATTCACATTTGAGATCTGA